In the Elusimicrobiota bacterium genome, one interval contains:
- a CDS encoding ribbon-helix-helix domain-containing protein, protein MQNSFKVAISLPASDYKKIENIRRKMKIGRSALIDDAIRFWLDWVEQQELIKQYESGYRKNPEDIQQIKVMEKLSAEAFREEDLK, encoded by the coding sequence ATGCAGAATTCGTTCAAGGTTGCTATCAGTTTGCCAGCAAGTGATTACAAGAAGATAGAAAATATTCGCCGTAAAATGAAAATAGGTCGTAGTGCCTTAATTGACGATGCAATCCGCTTCTGGTTGGATTGGGTAGAACAGCAGGAACTAATCAAACAGTATGAATCTGGATACCGAAAGAATCCTGAAGATATTCAACAAATAAAGGTAATGGAAAAGTTATCCGCAGAAGCATTCCGTGAGGAGGATTTGAAATGA
- a CDS encoding type II toxin-antitoxin system PemK/MazF family toxin — protein MKRNEVWWADLPKPIGKRPVVLLSRDEAYNVRNAVTIAQITTTV, from the coding sequence ATGAAACGCAATGAAGTATGGTGGGCGGATTTACCTAAACCTATAGGCAAGCGTCCTGTGGTGTTACTTTCACGTGATGAGGCATATAATGTGCGTAATGCAGTTACTATTGCACAAATAACCACAACAGT